In the Fibrobacter sp. UWB5 genome, one interval contains:
- a CDS encoding NADH-quinone oxidoreductase subunit A, with amino-acid sequence MSEYIILSIFLFLGAFIAAAATVTGLLLGYRTKNTKNKMAPYECGMETIGNARIQFKVGYYLFALLFLVFDIEALFLFPVMANFKEIMAGNTPLPPQVVVIDLVIFMAILVSGLAYAWKKGILKWE; translated from the coding sequence ATGTCAGAGTACATCATCCTTTCAATCTTCCTTTTCCTGGGCGCGTTTATCGCGGCAGCGGCTACCGTTACGGGGCTTCTGCTCGGTTACCGCACCAAGAATACCAAAAACAAGATGGCGCCCTACGAATGCGGTATGGAAACCATCGGAAACGCTCGAATCCAGTTCAAGGTAGGTTACTACCTCTTTGCCTTGCTGTTCCTCGTTTTCGACATCGAAGCGCTGTTCCTGTTCCCGGTCATGGCGAACTTCAAAGAGATTATGGCAGGCAACACTCCGCTACCTCCTCAAGTCGTAGTCATTGACCTCGTGATTTTCATGGCAATCCTCGTTTCGGGCCTTGCCTACGCATGGAAGAAAGGAATCCTTAAGTGGGAATAA
- a CDS encoding bifunctional (p)ppGpp synthetase/guanosine-3',5'-bis(diphosphate) 3'-pyrophosphohydrolase produces the protein MLQASLTSNQTHIVDVLLKKNPNLDRGILEKAVAFIAEAHEGQYRKSGMPYTEHPYEVAKILADLKQDQSTVLAGLLHDVVEDTDHSLEEIAEKFGDDTAFMVDAVTKITAAQESSKTAQKAETYRKLIVAMAKDPRVIMIKIADRIHNMRTMRYMKPEKRQAIAQETLDIYIPLTHRFGLYKLKNELEDLSFKYVNPDEYQKLVNLLIENKESREKYIQSVIGPLQIKMALEDFDCTIQGRTKNIYSIYNKMLSRGCQFEDIFDIFAIRIIVETIPECYLALGYVHNLWTPLQSRFKDYIATPKPNLYQSIHTTVIGPENKMVEVQIRTKDMDLTAEKGFAAHWAYKMETQHEGEELEWLNHMVKLQSEISDSKEYLDFLKVDLKPTGMTVFTPKGTSIELPQGSIVLDFAFAVHTELGLHCIGAKINDEVVNLDTVIEHGATIQVLKSPNQEPSPEWLDMVKTVKAKQELRRWMKNSIMKQALDLGKEIWVREMRLQKIEKSKRPSEESICKYFGTPTIDDFYERIGQGELPLADIQRFLNGGETTQKESNSLRFFPMFNKDAKAEHRDEMPLQIGQETSLVVHFAKCCSPIPGDPVVGVLRPKIGIEVHNTDCPQLKNLPMEQRIAVEWSEDIKHSFETHLTIETENRKNITFDVLQELKRANVFLDRVTAASQHYSGRIRLVFKAFRKEQVDTIINAIKNIPGVKQVVKS, from the coding sequence ATGTTACAAGCGAGCCTCACATCGAACCAAACGCACATCGTTGACGTGCTTTTAAAGAAGAATCCGAACCTGGATCGCGGGATTCTTGAGAAGGCTGTTGCCTTTATCGCCGAGGCTCATGAAGGTCAATACCGCAAGAGCGGCATGCCCTATACCGAGCACCCCTACGAAGTGGCAAAAATCCTTGCCGACCTCAAACAGGACCAGTCGACGGTCTTGGCCGGGTTGCTCCATGACGTGGTCGAAGATACCGATCACTCCCTCGAAGAAATTGCAGAAAAATTCGGCGATGACACCGCCTTTATGGTGGATGCCGTCACCAAGATTACAGCCGCCCAGGAATCGAGCAAGACCGCCCAAAAGGCGGAAACCTACCGAAAGCTGATTGTCGCCATGGCGAAAGACCCTCGGGTCATCATGATCAAAATCGCAGACCGCATCCACAACATGCGCACCATGCGGTACATGAAGCCCGAAAAGCGCCAGGCAATCGCGCAAGAAACGCTCGACATCTACATTCCGCTCACGCACAGGTTCGGTCTTTATAAGCTCAAGAACGAACTCGAAGATTTAAGTTTCAAGTACGTAAACCCCGACGAATACCAGAAGCTGGTGAACTTGCTCATCGAGAACAAGGAATCCCGCGAAAAGTACATTCAGTCGGTGATTGGCCCTTTGCAGATCAAGATGGCACTCGAAGATTTCGACTGCACCATCCAGGGCCGTACCAAGAACATTTACAGTATCTACAACAAGATGCTTAGCCGCGGATGCCAGTTCGAAGACATCTTCGATATTTTCGCCATTCGCATCATTGTAGAAACCATTCCCGAATGCTATCTGGCCTTGGGCTACGTCCACAACCTGTGGACGCCCTTGCAGAGTCGCTTTAAAGACTATATCGCGACCCCGAAGCCGAACCTTTACCAGAGCATTCACACCACCGTGATCGGCCCCGAAAACAAGATGGTCGAAGTCCAGATCCGAACCAAGGACATGGACCTGACCGCAGAAAAGGGATTCGCCGCCCACTGGGCCTACAAGATGGAAACCCAGCACGAAGGCGAAGAACTGGAATGGCTGAACCACATGGTCAAGCTCCAGTCCGAAATTTCGGACAGCAAGGAATACCTCGACTTTTTGAAGGTGGACTTGAAGCCCACCGGCATGACCGTATTTACGCCCAAGGGAACCTCGATTGAACTCCCGCAGGGTTCCATCGTTTTGGACTTCGCATTTGCAGTGCATACCGAACTCGGCCTCCACTGTATTGGAGCCAAGATTAACGACGAGGTGGTGAACCTCGACACGGTAATCGAACACGGAGCCACCATCCAAGTACTCAAGAGTCCGAACCAGGAACCCAGCCCCGAATGGCTCGACATGGTCAAGACCGTAAAGGCCAAACAGGAACTGCGCCGCTGGATGAAAAACAGCATCATGAAGCAGGCTCTGGACTTGGGTAAGGAAATCTGGGTCCGCGAAATGCGCCTGCAGAAGATTGAAAAGAGCAAGCGTCCCTCCGAAGAGAGCATTTGCAAATACTTTGGCACGCCCACCATCGACGACTTTTATGAACGCATTGGCCAGGGCGAACTTCCACTCGCGGACATCCAGCGCTTTTTGAACGGTGGCGAAACCACACAGAAGGAATCGAACTCGCTCCGATTCTTCCCCATGTTCAACAAGGACGCCAAGGCCGAGCACCGCGACGAAATGCCTCTGCAGATTGGGCAAGAAACCAGTTTGGTGGTGCATTTTGCCAAGTGCTGTAGCCCGATTCCGGGCGACCCGGTGGTCGGCGTTCTACGGCCCAAGATCGGTATCGAAGTCCACAATACGGACTGCCCGCAGCTCAAGAACCTGCCGATGGAACAGCGCATTGCGGTGGAATGGAGCGAAGATATCAAGCATTCCTTCGAAACCCACCTCACGATCGAAACCGAGAACCGCAAGAACATTACGTTCGACGTGTTGCAGGAACTCAAGCGTGCCAACGTATTCCTCGACCGCGTGACTGCGGCAAGCCAACACTACTCCGGCAGAATCCGACTGGTGTTCAAGGCCTTCCGCAAGGAACAAGTCGACACAATCATTAACGCTATCAAGAATATTCCGGGCGTAAAACAGGTGGTAAAATCATGA
- a CDS encoding TIGR04133 family radical SAM/SPASM protein, protein MQLSLKKKLALEAYRLYRHNEIKAHPLTYFFWECTLRCNLHCLHCGSDCVKDAIPDMPREDFMGVLDKLAPHIDPKHFIVVITGGEPLMRPDLEECGMEIKKRGYPWGMVSNALAMTPERYTRLLNAGLRSLTISLDGLQESHNHFRGDPHSFERALRAIDMAAHTEGLTFDVMTCVNRQNLKELPKILDMLLKIGVKRWRIATVFPKGRAKDNPLFQLTNQEFRQVFDFIREVKKLNVINVNYGCEGFLGSYEKDARNYPFFCRAGVNVSSVLCDGSISACPSLRGDYIQGNIYKDDLWEVWQKRYQVMRDRSWAKIGDCKTCKYWRYCEGSSLHLRDEKTKELAYCHVKRLEDAGA, encoded by the coding sequence CCACAACGAAATCAAGGCGCACCCTCTTACCTACTTTTTCTGGGAATGCACGCTCCGCTGCAACTTGCACTGCCTGCACTGCGGTAGCGACTGCGTGAAGGACGCCATCCCCGACATGCCTCGCGAAGACTTCATGGGCGTGCTGGATAAACTCGCCCCGCACATTGACCCGAAGCATTTTATCGTGGTGATTACCGGCGGCGAACCCCTGATGCGTCCGGACCTCGAAGAATGCGGTATGGAAATCAAGAAGCGCGGCTACCCCTGGGGCATGGTTTCTAACGCGCTTGCGATGACGCCCGAGCGTTACACGCGCCTGCTGAACGCAGGTCTACGCTCGCTCACGATCAGCCTCGACGGCCTGCAAGAGAGCCACAACCATTTCCGCGGCGACCCGCATAGCTTTGAGCGAGCGTTGCGGGCCATTGACATGGCCGCTCACACCGAAGGTCTCACCTTCGATGTGATGACCTGCGTGAACCGCCAGAATCTGAAAGAACTCCCGAAGATTCTCGACATGCTCCTGAAAATCGGCGTAAAACGCTGGAGAATCGCGACCGTGTTCCCGAAGGGCCGCGCCAAGGACAATCCGCTGTTCCAGCTTACGAACCAGGAATTCCGCCAGGTATTCGACTTTATTCGCGAAGTCAAGAAACTGAACGTGATTAACGTGAATTATGGCTGCGAAGGATTCCTCGGCAGCTACGAAAAAGATGCCCGCAACTACCCGTTCTTCTGCCGTGCCGGCGTGAACGTGTCTTCTGTGCTCTGCGACGGCAGCATTTCGGCCTGTCCGAGCCTGCGCGGCGACTATATCCAGGGCAACATTTACAAGGACGACCTGTGGGAAGTCTGGCAGAAGCGTTACCAGGTGATGCGTGACCGCAGCTGGGCCAAGATTGGCGACTGCAAGACTTGTAAATACTGGCGCTACTGCGAAGGCTCCAGCCTGCACTTACGTGACGAAAAAACGAAGGAATTGGCCTACTGTCATGTAAAACGCTTGGAAGACGCCGGCGCATAA